Proteins encoded in a region of the Phalacrocorax carbo chromosome 15, bPhaCar2.1, whole genome shotgun sequence genome:
- the GSC2 gene encoding homeobox protein goosecoid-2, with product MSSEPASDADASRRGLKKPCSFSIEDILSSPAEKSPQVLVPLCLRGILDSTPKGLCELEALPASPPQEEEEEEEEELDGAGCNCCCCSHTSARSRQDVPSWLDARFPWPMQLFHSAVRVCKSPHGSPSKLQTFHQIQRRTRRHRTIFTEDQLQALETLFHQNQYPDVITREHLANRIHLKEERVEVWFKNRRAKWRHQKRASASALILQGTKKPPEEGC from the exons atGTCTTCGGAGCCAGCATCGGACGCCGACGCCAGCAGGAGAGGCCTGAAGAAGCCGTGTTCGTTCAGCATCGAGGACATCCTCTCCAGCCCAGCAGAGAAAAGCCCCCAGGTCCTGGTCCCGCTGTGCCTGCGAGGCATCTTGGACAGCACACCCAAGGGGCTGTGTGAGCTGGAGGCCCTCCCGGCCAGCCCCccgcaggaggaggaggaggaggaggaggaagagctggaCGGGGCAGgctgcaactgctgctgctgttctcacACAAGCGCCCGTTCCCGGCAGGACGTGCCGAGTTGGCTGG ACGCCCGGTTCCCCTGGCCCATGCAGCTATTCCACTCGGCAGTCAGGGTCTGCAAGAGTCCCCACGGGAGCCCGAGCAAGCTGCAGACTTTCCATCAGATCCAGCGCCGGACACGCCGGCATCGCACCATATTCACCGAGGACCAGCTGCAGGCCCTGGAGACACTTTTCCATCAGAACCAGTACCCAGACGTCATCACCCGCGAGCACCTGGCAAACCGCATTCACTTGAAGGAGGAGAGGGTGGAG GTTTGGTTTAAAAATCGGCGGGCCAAGTGGCGGCATCAGAAGAGGGCATCTGCTTCAGCGCTGATCCTTCAAGGCACCAAGAAGCCCCCCGAGGAGGGCTGTTAG